A genomic window from Gymnodinialimonas ceratoperidinii includes:
- the hisD gene encoding histidinol dehydrogenase, protein MAEYLKRGKPADERAEDDAKVRATVENILADIETRGDAAVRELSEKFDGYSPEAFRLSASEIEAAMQKVSTREMEDIRFAQKQIRRFAEAQRASMTDVEVETMPGVILGHKNIPVNSVGCYVPGGKFPMVASAHMSVLTAKVAGVKRVVASAPPMKGAPHPAIVAAMHEGGADEILCLGGVQAVGAMALGTESVKPVDMLVGPGNAFVAEAKRQLFGRVGIDLFAGPTETCVIADETVDAELCATDLLGQAEHGYNSPAVLITNSRKLAEETLSEIDRLLKILPTAETARVSWDEYGEVILCDSYDEMLAVSEEIASEHIQVMTDRDDWFLENMTSYGALFLGPRTNVANGDKVIGTNHTLPTKKAGRYTGGLWVGKFLKTHSYQKVVSDEAATLVGEYGSRLCMLEGFVGHAEQCNIRVRRYGGVNVPYGEGAPYRDAAE, encoded by the coding sequence ATGGCTGAGTATCTGAAGCGGGGCAAGCCGGCGGATGAACGGGCGGAGGATGATGCCAAGGTGCGCGCCACCGTGGAAAATATCCTTGCCGATATCGAGACCCGCGGTGATGCGGCGGTGCGCGAATTGTCCGAGAAATTCGATGGGTATTCACCGGAGGCGTTTCGGCTGAGTGCGTCCGAGATCGAGGCGGCGATGCAGAAGGTCTCGACCCGCGAGATGGAGGATATTCGTTTCGCGCAGAAGCAGATCCGCCGGTTTGCCGAGGCGCAGCGGGCCTCGATGACCGACGTCGAGGTGGAAACGATGCCGGGGGTGATCCTGGGTCACAAGAACATTCCGGTGAATTCGGTCGGCTGCTACGTGCCGGGTGGCAAGTTTCCCATGGTGGCCTCGGCGCATATGTCGGTGCTGACGGCGAAAGTGGCCGGGGTGAAGCGCGTCGTGGCCTCGGCGCCGCCGATGAAGGGCGCGCCGCATCCGGCCATCGTGGCGGCGATGCACGAGGGGGGCGCGGACGAGATCCTCTGCCTCGGCGGCGTGCAGGCGGTGGGCGCCATGGCGCTCGGGACCGAGAGCGTCAAGCCTGTCGACATGCTGGTGGGGCCGGGCAATGCCTTCGTGGCCGAGGCCAAGCGGCAGTTGTTCGGGCGCGTCGGCATCGACCTTTTCGCCGGGCCGACGGAGACCTGCGTCATCGCTGACGAGACGGTGGATGCGGAGCTGTGTGCGACGGATCTTCTGGGTCAGGCGGAGCATGGCTACAACTCGCCCGCCGTTCTGATCACCAACTCGCGCAAGCTGGCGGAGGAGACGCTGTCGGAGATCGACCGGCTGCTCAAGATCCTGCCCACGGCGGAGACGGCGCGGGTGAGTTGGGACGAATACGGTGAGGTAATCCTTTGCGACAGCTATGACGAGATGCTGGCCGTGTCGGAGGAGATCGCCTCGGAGCATATCCAGGTGATGACCGACCGGGACGATTGGTTCCTGGAGAACATGACGAGCTATGGCGCGCTGTTCCTTGGGCCGCGGACCAACGTGGCCAATGGCGACAAGGTGATCGGGACGAACCATACGCTGCCGACGAAGAAGGCGGGGCGTTACACGGGCGGGCTTTGGGTCGGCAAGTTCCTGAAAACCCACTCCTATCAGAAGGTTGTCAGCGACGAGGCGGCAACGCTGGTGGGCGAATACGGCTCGCGGCTGTGCATGTTGGAAGGTTTCGTGGGCCACGCCGAGCAATGCAACATCCGTGTGCGGCGCTATGGCGGGGTGAACGTGCCCTACGGTGAGGGTGCGCCCTACCGCGACGCCGCCGAGTAG
- a CDS encoding alpha/beta hydrolase, protein MGRALWGLLRVIALLAIIAATFVYLGPVERVERGEVARVDLDDPAGWLAAREARFDDITEGAEAQILWAGEAGAASDVVVLYLHGFSATSQEIRPVPDRVAEALGANLILARLPGHGRDGAAMAEPRAGDWLDETEAMLRLARGIGERVVVMGTSTGGTLASWAASDPEMAEDVAAMVLISPNYALANPAGVLVEWPLARVWAPWVAGAERSFEPINDGHGRYWTTAYPTEATVTLGTLLREIRARDFSDVTVPALFMFADTDRVISASAVREFSAQWGGDATLMPVAVPEEGGDPFHHVIAGDILSPALTERVVRDVTDWLREVLY, encoded by the coding sequence GTGGGTAGGGCGCTTTGGGGCCTGTTGCGGGTCATCGCGCTGCTGGCGATCATCGCGGCGACCTTCGTCTATCTCGGGCCGGTGGAACGCGTGGAGCGCGGCGAGGTGGCGCGGGTTGATCTGGATGATCCGGCGGGTTGGCTGGCCGCGCGCGAGGCGCGGTTTGACGACATTACGGAAGGCGCTGAGGCGCAGATCCTTTGGGCCGGAGAGGCAGGGGCGGCGAGCGATGTCGTGGTGCTCTACCTGCACGGGTTCTCGGCCACGTCGCAGGAGATCCGGCCGGTGCCTGACCGGGTAGCGGAGGCGCTTGGCGCGAACCTGATCCTCGCGCGCCTGCCGGGGCATGGGCGTGACGGGGCCGCGATGGCGGAGCCGCGTGCGGGTGATTGGCTGGACGAGACCGAAGCGATGCTGCGGCTCGCGCGCGGGATCGGCGAGAGGGTGGTGGTCATGGGGACGTCGACCGGTGGCACCCTGGCCTCCTGGGCGGCGAGCGATCCGGAGATGGCGGAGGACGTGGCGGCGATGGTCCTGATCTCGCCCAATTATGCGCTCGCCAACCCGGCGGGCGTGCTGGTGGAATGGCCGCTGGCCCGTGTCTGGGCGCCGTGGGTCGCCGGAGCCGAGCGGTCGTTCGAGCCGATCAACGACGGCCATGGGCGATATTGGACCACGGCCTATCCGACCGAAGCGACGGTGACGCTCGGCACCTTGCTGCGGGAAATCCGGGCGCGAGATTTCAGCGACGTGACGGTGCCGGCTCTGTTCATGTTTGCCGATACCGACCGGGTGATCTCGGCCTCTGCGGTGCGGGAATTTTCGGCGCAATGGGGCGGTGACGCGACCCTGATGCCGGTGGCCGTGCCTGAGGAAGGTGGCGATCCGTTCCATCATGTCATTGCGGGCGATATCCTGAGCCCGGCGCTGACCGAGCGTGTTGTGCGCGATGTGACGGATTGGCTTCGCGAGGTTCTTTATTAA
- a CDS encoding alpha/beta hydrolase, translating into MQYLETASGRRLAYNKFSGRRTGVVFLGGLRSDMTGSKAMHLEAWARRSGREFLRFDYSGHGASSGAFTDGCIGDWAEDAMAAIDALTEGPQVIVGSSMGGWISLLMAKHRPDRMAGLVTIAAAPDFTENGYWKAWDEARRKELMEEGQVSLPSEYGEPMVITKRLIEDGRDHLVLDAPLKIDVPVRMLQGTADKDVTMDVALGLLDHVEGADIRLELVKGADHRFSDPDCLGTITRAVEEVLIRG; encoded by the coding sequence ATGCAGTATCTGGAGACCGCCTCGGGGCGGCGTTTGGCGTATAACAAGTTCTCGGGGCGGCGCACGGGCGTGGTGTTTCTGGGCGGTTTGCGTTCGGACATGACAGGGTCCAAGGCGATGCACCTGGAGGCCTGGGCGCGGCGCTCGGGGCGCGAGTTCCTGCGCTTCGATTATTCCGGCCACGGGGCGAGCTCGGGCGCGTTCACCGATGGCTGCATCGGCGATTGGGCCGAGGATGCCATGGCGGCGATCGACGCGCTGACCGAGGGGCCGCAGGTGATCGTCGGCTCCAGCATGGGCGGCTGGATCAGCCTGTTGATGGCCAAGCATCGGCCGGACCGCATGGCGGGGCTGGTGACCATCGCGGCGGCGCCTGATTTCACCGAGAACGGCTATTGGAAGGCCTGGGACGAGGCGCGGCGCAAGGAGCTGATGGAGGAGGGGCAGGTCTCTCTGCCCTCCGAATATGGCGAGCCGATGGTGATCACCAAGCGCCTGATCGAGGATGGGCGGGACCATCTGGTGCTGGATGCGCCGCTGAAGATCGACGTGCCGGTGCGGATGCTGCAGGGCACGGCCGACAAGGATGTGACGATGGACGTGGCGCTGGGGCTGCTGGACCATGTCGAGGGTGCGGATATCCGGCTGGAGCTGGTGAAAGGGGCCGACCATCGGTTCTCGGATCCCGATTGTCTGGGTACGATCACGCGCGCCGTGGAAGAGGTGTTGATCCGTGGGTAG
- the thrS gene encoding threonine--tRNA ligase: MAQISLTFPDGNSRQVDACITPAEVAAGISNSLAKKAISATVNGAHHDLQWPIEEDASIAIHTLKDDEQALELIRHDCAHIMARAVQELFPDVKVTIGPVRDNGWFYDFDREEPFTPEDLGAIEAKMKEIINARDTVRTEVWDRDRVRAHYESTNEPYKIELLDRIPGDEPIRMYWHGEWMDLCRGPHLQHTGQVPADAFKLMSVAAAYWLGDNTRPMLQRIYGVAFKNRDDLKKYLNFLEEAAKRDHRRLGREMDLFHMQEEAPGQVFWHPNGWTVYTELQDYMRRKQRAGGYVEVNTPQLVNRQLWEASGHWDKYQENMFIVEVDEDHAREKAVNALKPMNCPCHVQIFNQGLKSYRDLPLRMAEFGSCARYEPSGALHGIMRVRGFTQDDGHIFCREDQIEAETAVYIDYLTSVYKDLGFESFRVKFSDRPEQRAGSDEIWDKAEEALLRATRAAGIEPEMNPGEGAFYGPKLEFVLTDAIGRDWQCGTHQVDFVLPERLDATYVAEDGAKHRPVMLHRACLGSFERFIGILIEEHSGKLPFWLAPRQVVVASIVSDADDFVQEAVETLRAAGVRAEADIRNEKINFKVREHSVGKVPVILAIGRQEVENRTVTLRRLGEKQTQVVPLAEVVESLSAEAIAPDLR, from the coding sequence ATGGCCCAGATCTCCCTCACCTTCCCCGATGGCAATTCCCGACAGGTGGACGCCTGCATCACCCCGGCCGAGGTCGCGGCCGGTATCTCCAATTCCCTCGCCAAGAAGGCGATCTCCGCCACCGTCAACGGCGCGCACCACGATCTGCAATGGCCGATCGAGGAAGACGCCAGCATCGCCATCCACACGCTCAAGGACGACGAACAGGCGCTGGAGCTGATCCGCCACGACTGCGCCCACATCATGGCCCGCGCGGTGCAGGAGCTGTTCCCCGACGTGAAAGTCACCATCGGCCCGGTCCGCGACAACGGCTGGTTCTACGACTTCGACCGTGAGGAGCCCTTCACCCCCGAAGATCTCGGCGCCATCGAAGCGAAGATGAAGGAAATCATCAACGCCCGCGATACCGTGCGCACCGAAGTCTGGGACCGGGACCGCGTCCGCGCCCACTACGAATCCACCAACGAGCCCTACAAAATCGAACTGCTCGACCGGATCCCCGGCGACGAGCCGATCCGCATGTATTGGCACGGCGAATGGATGGACCTCTGCCGCGGCCCGCACCTACAACACACCGGTCAGGTGCCCGCCGATGCCTTCAAGCTGATGTCCGTCGCCGCCGCCTACTGGCTCGGTGACAACACCCGCCCGATGCTGCAGCGCATCTACGGCGTGGCCTTCAAGAACCGCGACGACCTGAAGAAGTACCTGAACTTCCTCGAGGAGGCCGCCAAGCGCGACCACCGTCGCCTCGGCCGCGAGATGGACCTCTTCCACATGCAGGAGGAAGCCCCGGGACAGGTCTTCTGGCACCCCAACGGATGGACCGTCTACACCGAGCTGCAGGATTACATGCGCCGCAAGCAGCGCGCCGGCGGCTACGTCGAGGTCAACACTCCGCAGCTGGTCAACCGCCAGCTCTGGGAGGCCTCGGGCCACTGGGACAAGTACCAGGAGAACATGTTCATCGTCGAAGTCGACGAGGATCACGCCCGCGAAAAGGCGGTCAATGCGCTCAAGCCGATGAACTGCCCCTGTCATGTGCAGATCTTCAACCAGGGCCTGAAATCCTACCGCGACCTGCCGCTGCGGATGGCGGAATTCGGCTCCTGCGCGCGCTACGAGCCCTCGGGCGCGCTGCACGGTATCATGCGCGTGCGCGGCTTCACCCAGGACGATGGCCATATCTTCTGCCGCGAGGACCAGATCGAGGCGGAAACCGCCGTCTACATCGATTACCTCACCTCCGTGTACAAGGACTTGGGCTTCGAAAGCTTCCGGGTGAAATTCTCCGACCGCCCCGAGCAGCGCGCGGGCAGCGACGAGATCTGGGACAAGGCCGAGGAGGCGCTGCTGCGCGCCACCCGCGCCGCCGGGATCGAGCCCGAGATGAACCCCGGCGAGGGTGCCTTCTACGGCCCGAAACTGGAGTTCGTGCTCACCGATGCCATCGGCCGCGATTGGCAGTGCGGCACCCACCAGGTCGACTTCGTCCTGCCCGAACGGCTCGACGCGACCTACGTGGCCGAGGACGGCGCCAAGCACCGCCCCGTCATGCTGCACCGCGCCTGCCTCGGCAGCTTCGAGCGTTTCATCGGCATCCTGATCGAGGAGCATTCGGGCAAGCTGCCGTTCTGGCTGGCCCCGCGACAGGTGGTCGTGGCCTCCATCGTGTCCGATGCCGACGACTTTGTGCAGGAAGCGGTCGAGACCCTGCGCGCCGCCGGTGTCCGGGCCGAGGCGGACATCCGCAACGAGAAGATCAACTTCAAGGTTCGCGAGCATTCCGTGGGCAAGGTGCCGGTGATCCTCGCCATCGGTCGCCAGGAGGTCGAGAACCGCACCGTCACCCTGCGGCGTCTGGGCGAGAAGCAGACCCAGGTTGTGCCGCTGGCGGAAGTGGTCGAAAGCCTCTCGGCCGAGGCCATTGCCCCGGACCTGCGCTGA
- a CDS encoding Hint domain-containing protein, which produces MQLTHEKMFPVEQAVSDVSPHDQAVHLPDLPRQSLSADTIVQTEDGLLPLASVRVGQRLRTRLGTLEPVTRITRYHFTLSQLHDQPEAAPIRFDEDALPDLQQDCAVLMSADCPITRATSGGHAETYPASAFCDGGAIRRVLPEGGIDFIRVHLDSPHQISAGGIWVELDKDARPVSSKVAVPHMTGDRRVFRPIHG; this is translated from the coding sequence ATGCAGCTAACACACGAAAAAATGTTCCCGGTGGAGCAGGCCGTCAGCGATGTGAGCCCGCACGATCAGGCGGTTCACCTCCCCGATCTGCCGCGCCAATCCCTGTCGGCAGACACCATCGTCCAGACCGAGGACGGGCTGCTGCCCCTGGCCTCCGTCCGGGTCGGCCAACGCCTCCGCACCCGGCTTGGCACGTTGGAGCCGGTCACCCGGATCACACGGTACCACTTCACGCTGTCGCAGTTGCATGACCAGCCCGAAGCCGCACCGATCCGTTTCGACGAGGATGCCCTTCCGGACCTGCAACAAGATTGCGCCGTGTTGATGTCCGCCGACTGCCCGATCACCCGGGCCACGAGCGGAGGTCACGCGGAGACCTATCCGGCCAGCGCCTTCTGTGACGGCGGCGCGATCCGCCGCGTCCTGCCCGAGGGCGGGATCGACTTCATCCGCGTCCACCTCGACAGCCCCCATCAGATCAGCGCAGGCGGCATTTGGGTGGAGCTGGACAAGGACGCGAGGCCCGTCTCATCCAAGGTCGCCGTGCCACATATGACCGGCGACCGCCGCGTTTTCCGTCCGATCCACGGGTAG
- a CDS encoding arsenate reductase family protein has protein sequence MRVYGVKACDSCRAAVKALGAELVDIRATPLSEAQIAAFHDAFGEALVNKRSTTWRGLSEAERSMDPVALIAAHPTVMKRPVIEKDSALTLGWSRDVQARYGV, from the coding sequence ATGCGCGTATATGGGGTGAAGGCCTGCGATAGCTGCCGGGCGGCGGTCAAGGCGCTTGGGGCGGAATTGGTCGATATCCGGGCGACGCCGCTTTCCGAGGCGCAGATCGCCGCATTTCACGATGCGTTCGGCGAGGCACTGGTCAACAAGCGCTCGACAACCTGGCGCGGGTTGTCGGAGGCGGAGCGGTCGATGGACCCCGTGGCCTTGATCGCGGCCCATCCCACGGTGATGAAGCGCCCGGTGATCGAGAAGGACAGCGCGCTGACCCTTGGCTGGAGCCGGGACGTACAGGCGCGCTACGGGGTCTGA
- a CDS encoding cold-shock protein → MPSGTVKWFNATKGFGFIAPEDGGNDVFVHISAVERAGWTDLPDNTKLNYELREGRDGRESAVELVKL, encoded by the coding sequence ATGCCTAGCGGTACTGTTAAGTGGTTCAATGCCACAAAAGGATTTGGATTTATCGCGCCCGAGGATGGCGGCAATGATGTATTCGTCCACATCTCCGCCGTTGAACGCGCGGGTTGGACAGATTTGCCTGATAATACCAAACTGAATTACGAATTGCGCGAGGGCCGCGACGGCCGCGAAAGCGCAGTGGAATTGGTGAAGCTCTGA